A stretch of Metabacillus sp. FJAT-52054 DNA encodes these proteins:
- the hpaI gene encoding 2,4-dihydroxyhept-2-ene-1,7-dioic acid aldolase — MTGYEDVKKRLRGSIAPIITPFHEDGSIDFQTLEKLIHWHIESGSHGISVTGTTGEPSSLTVEERVQVMGIAAKAVNKQVPFVPGTGSANYEETLYLTKKAQELGADAAMVIVPYYNKPSQHALYKYFKAVAESVEIPVIIYNIPGRTAVNLEVKTMARLAKEVPNIIGAKESNKDFEHVNRVLLECGRDFLLYSGIELLCYPMLAIGGAGYISATANVEPKKVADVYNAWNEGDITRAINLHYELMPLNDVLFKDTNPAPLKAALGMMHKIKPVLRMPMDLPTKQLQDEIRQVLKMYVELPEEAGTL, encoded by the coding sequence GTGACTGGATATGAGGATGTAAAAAAGAGATTAAGAGGATCCATCGCCCCGATTATTACACCGTTCCACGAGGATGGATCGATTGATTTTCAAACTCTTGAAAAACTGATTCATTGGCATATCGAGAGCGGCAGCCATGGAATTTCTGTGACGGGGACGACGGGTGAACCGAGTTCTTTGACTGTAGAGGAACGCGTTCAGGTGATGGGAATCGCAGCAAAGGCGGTCAACAAACAGGTTCCTTTCGTACCGGGAACGGGATCGGCAAATTATGAAGAAACGCTTTATTTAACGAAAAAGGCTCAGGAGCTTGGTGCGGATGCAGCGATGGTCATCGTGCCTTATTATAATAAGCCTTCCCAGCACGCTCTTTACAAATATTTTAAAGCGGTGGCTGAATCTGTAGAAATACCAGTCATCATCTACAATATTCCGGGCCGGACAGCGGTGAACCTGGAAGTGAAAACAATGGCCCGGCTGGCAAAAGAGGTGCCGAACATTATAGGAGCAAAGGAATCCAATAAGGATTTCGAACATGTGAACCGTGTGCTTTTAGAGTGCGGAAGAGATTTTCTCCTTTACTCAGGCATTGAATTGCTTTGCTATCCGATGCTTGCCATTGGTGGAGCCGGCTATATCAGTGCTACGGCAAACGTTGAGCCGAAAAAGGTGGCGGATGTATACAACGCCTGGAATGAAGGAGATATTACCCGCGCCATTAATCTGCATTATGAGCTGATGCCGCTGAATGATGTTTTGTTCAAAGACACAAATCCGGCACCACTCAAGGCTGCCCTTGGAATGATGCACAAAATTAAGCCGGTGCTCCGCATGCCGATGGATCTTCCGACAAAACAGCTACAGGATGAGATCCGGCAAGTACTGAAAATGTACGTAGAACTTCCCGAAGAGGCAGGAACGCTTTAA
- the hpaE gene encoding 5-carboxymethyl-2-hydroxymuconate semialdehyde dehydrogenase — MQTQSNKTAAEHKFLQPVMQYINGAFLNSDQTFENINPYKNGRMNEVAEGRKEEIDQAVASAKRAFVQWGSMKIEKRMKFIERIAALIDEEIEEIAYLESLDTGLPISQTRKMTARAAENFRFYSRMVQTKLHGESYAADDEFINYTVYKPLGPIGLITPWNAPFMLETWKVAPALATGNTVILKPAELSPLTANKLAEIIHKAELPPGVFNVVHGFGETTGAALVAHPDVKAISFTGETKTGSIIIKNAADSLKKTSMELGGKSPLIVFDDADQERALDAAVWGIFSFNGERCTANSRLFLQKNIKDSFIAKLKERVQNLVVGDPLDTGTQLGPLIDKAHCRKVRDYIDLAKEEGCTIFQGEMPEELKAGNFVPPTLLLNARNDMRVCQEEIFGPVMSVIEFETEDEAVELANDVPYGLAGYVWTNDLKRGHRVAQAVEAGMLWVNSQNVRDLRIPFGGMKSSGIGREGGHYAMLEFYCEPKVIHVALGDHHIPQFGKRKGS, encoded by the coding sequence ATGCAGACACAATCCAATAAGACGGCTGCAGAGCATAAATTTCTTCAGCCTGTTATGCAATATATAAACGGGGCATTTCTGAATTCGGATCAGACTTTTGAAAATATCAATCCGTATAAGAATGGCAGAATGAATGAAGTAGCAGAGGGACGGAAGGAGGAAATCGATCAAGCCGTCGCTTCTGCTAAACGTGCCTTTGTTCAGTGGGGCTCCATGAAAATAGAGAAACGGATGAAATTCATTGAGCGGATTGCCGCACTGATTGATGAGGAAATTGAGGAGATTGCCTACTTGGAATCGCTTGATACCGGCCTGCCCATCAGCCAGACAAGAAAAATGACGGCAAGGGCGGCGGAGAACTTCCGGTTTTATTCACGGATGGTTCAGACGAAGCTGCATGGAGAGTCGTATGCGGCAGACGATGAGTTTATAAATTACACCGTGTATAAGCCCCTTGGTCCTATCGGTCTAATTACACCGTGGAATGCACCGTTCATGCTGGAAACATGGAAGGTCGCACCGGCGCTTGCTACAGGAAATACCGTCATTTTGAAACCAGCAGAGCTTTCTCCGCTTACCGCCAATAAGCTTGCAGAGATTATTCATAAAGCAGAGCTTCCTCCAGGCGTTTTTAACGTCGTACATGGATTTGGAGAAACAACCGGGGCCGCGCTTGTCGCTCATCCTGATGTGAAGGCCATCTCGTTCACAGGGGAGACAAAGACCGGATCAATCATCATAAAAAATGCAGCCGACAGCCTGAAAAAAACGTCGATGGAGCTTGGCGGAAAGTCTCCTCTTATCGTTTTTGACGATGCGGACCAGGAAAGGGCGCTGGACGCGGCGGTTTGGGGAATTTTTTCTTTTAATGGAGAACGATGCACAGCGAACTCCCGCTTATTTTTGCAAAAGAACATTAAAGATTCTTTTATTGCAAAGCTGAAAGAGCGTGTTCAAAATCTTGTAGTCGGTGACCCGCTGGACACGGGGACTCAGCTTGGACCGCTTATTGATAAAGCGCATTGCCGCAAGGTACGCGATTACATTGATTTAGCAAAAGAAGAGGGCTGCACAATTTTCCAGGGGGAAATGCCGGAGGAGCTCAAAGCAGGAAATTTCGTGCCGCCAACCTTGCTTCTGAATGCACGAAATGATATGAGAGTGTGCCAGGAAGAGATCTTCGGGCCGGTCATGTCTGTGATTGAATTTGAGACAGAGGATGAGGCGGTTGAGCTTGCAAATGATGTTCCGTATGGCTTGGCAGGTTACGTATGGACAAATGATTTGAAGCGGGGACACCGGGTTGCACAAGCGGTAGAGGCAGGAATGCTCTGGGTAAATTCGCAAAATGTACGCGATCTGCGCATTCCTTTCGGAGGGATGAAATCAAGCGGGATTGGAAGAGAAGGAGGTCATTACGCGATGCTGGAGTTTTACTGCGAGCCAAAAGTTATTCACGTCGCACTCGGCGATCATCACATTCCGCAATTCGGAAAAAGAAAGGGGAGTTAA
- the hpaB gene encoding 4-hydroxyphenylacetate 3-monooxygenase, oxygenase component, whose protein sequence is MPAKTGKQYIERVDKAQAEIWIDGEQVKGSISEHPAFKGVMKSQAELYDMQHDSEKKDYMTYVSPSSGERVGTSFMKPSTKEELVMRRRMMQEWARYNGGMMGRSPDYINAGLMAYGAASEMFGSQDPMYAKNMQNYYEYARENDLSLTHTLIQPQVNRGVNASQLHDPFIAARIKEKTPDGVVIKGARLLATQGGITDEIMVFPSTLLKQTEEENPYAYAFCIPNNTPGLKFICRESFDYGKTSFDHPLGSRFEEMDTIVVFDDVVVPWDRVFSLGDVSVCNQAYNESSAVVHMTHQVVAKNIAKTEFVLGILQLMAETINIGQYQHIQEKISEVIIALETMKAYVTASEANAKPDRWGTMTPDFAPLNAARNYFPKIYPRFTEIMQLMGASGLMALPSQADFQSAIRPDLDKYLQSATGDAESRVKLYRLAWDVCMSSFGSRQTLYERFFFGDPVRMASALYTGYDKQEHVDRVKAFLDRSDELIKNNG, encoded by the coding sequence ATGCCGGCAAAAACGGGAAAACAGTATATTGAACGCGTGGACAAAGCGCAGGCGGAAATCTGGATTGATGGGGAGCAGGTTAAAGGCAGCATCTCTGAGCATCCGGCTTTTAAAGGGGTGATGAAATCACAGGCTGAGCTATATGATATGCAGCATGATTCCGAAAAGAAGGATTATATGACATATGTGTCGCCATCAAGCGGAGAACGGGTTGGCACATCCTTTATGAAGCCTTCCACAAAGGAAGAGCTTGTGATGCGACGCCGAATGATGCAGGAGTGGGCCCGGTATAACGGGGGAATGATGGGGCGTTCGCCTGATTACATTAACGCTGGCCTTATGGCATATGGAGCGGCATCCGAAATGTTCGGCAGCCAGGATCCGATGTATGCAAAAAATATGCAGAATTACTATGAATACGCCCGCGAGAACGATCTATCTCTCACCCATACGCTCATCCAGCCGCAGGTCAACCGGGGAGTCAATGCGTCCCAGCTTCATGATCCGTTTATTGCAGCAAGAATAAAAGAGAAAACTCCGGATGGTGTTGTCATTAAAGGAGCAAGACTGCTTGCAACCCAAGGCGGGATTACCGATGAAATCATGGTTTTTCCTTCTACGCTGCTTAAGCAGACGGAGGAAGAAAATCCATATGCCTACGCATTTTGTATTCCAAACAACACGCCTGGACTGAAATTCATTTGCCGCGAATCATTTGACTATGGAAAAACAAGCTTCGACCATCCGCTTGGCTCACGTTTTGAGGAGATGGATACAATCGTCGTTTTTGATGATGTCGTCGTTCCATGGGACAGAGTCTTTTCCCTCGGCGATGTGTCGGTGTGCAATCAGGCATATAACGAAAGCAGCGCCGTCGTTCATATGACGCATCAGGTTGTAGCAAAAAATATTGCGAAAACGGAGTTCGTTCTCGGCATTTTGCAGCTCATGGCTGAGACGATCAACATTGGACAGTATCAGCATATTCAGGAAAAAATATCGGAGGTCATCATTGCTCTTGAGACGATGAAAGCATATGTTACGGCATCAGAGGCCAATGCGAAGCCCGACCGCTGGGGAACGATGACGCCGGATTTCGCTCCCCTGAACGCAGCGCGCAATTATTTTCCGAAAATTTATCCGCGGTTCACAGAAATTATGCAGCTTATGGGAGCAAGCGGGCTGATGGCTCTTCCTTCTCAAGCAGATTTCCAATCGGCAATCCGTCCTGACCTGGATAAATACCTGCAGTCTGCAACCGGTGATGCAGAAAGCCGCGTCAAGCTGTACCGCCTTGCATGGGACGTTTGCATGAGCTCATTCGGCTCAAGGCAAACGCTGTACGAGCGCTTTTTCTTCGGCGATCCGGTCCGGATGGCAAGCGCGCTCTACACCGGATATGACAAGCAGGAGCATGTCGACCGGGTAAAAGCATTCCTGGACCGATCAGATGAACTGATCAAAAATAATGGATGA